The Devosia sp. YIM 151766 genome includes a region encoding these proteins:
- a CDS encoding GFA family protein, whose translation MQDFHGGCHCGAVRFTAHTDLSGLGDCNCSRCRRLGWVMQSMPASQFTLQSGEDNLTLYRFNTEKIDHLFCKTCGIESFARGGDGKGNEMVMVNVNCFDEAPAIDRSAIKHWDGANF comes from the coding sequence ATGCAGGACTTTCACGGCGGGTGCCATTGCGGCGCCGTCCGCTTCACCGCCCATACCGACCTTTCGGGCCTGGGCGATTGCAATTGCTCGCGCTGCCGGCGCCTGGGCTGGGTGATGCAATCCATGCCTGCCAGCCAGTTCACGCTGCAATCGGGCGAGGACAATCTGACCCTTTATCGGTTCAACACCGAAAAGATCGATCACCTGTTCTGCAAGACCTGCGGCATCGAGTCCTTTGCCCGGGGCGGCGACGGCAAGGGCAATGAGATGGTCATGGTCAATGTGAACTGTTTCGACGAGGCGCCAGCCATCGATCGCAGCGCGATCAAGCACTGGGATGGTGCGAACTTCTGA
- the tsaB gene encoding tRNA (adenosine(37)-N6)-threonylcarbamoyltransferase complex dimerization subunit type 1 TsaB, giving the protein MTQPVTLAIDTAAPRLQLAVVLPDGRTDILVEDIAKGHAEILFDRLATLLARNDLAYENIERVAVTTGPGSFTGLRIGLSAARGLGLARKVPVLGIPSLLAVSLAASSGPVAVLLDARRGEAYFETFPGPGILGSGPRLLPIETARAAIPADATLLETPFADIGAMARFAAGADPLTFPPHAAYIRDADAKPQDAARIPRRVP; this is encoded by the coding sequence ATGACCCAGCCAGTGACCCTTGCCATCGACACCGCCGCGCCGCGCCTGCAATTGGCCGTTGTGCTGCCGGATGGCCGGACCGATATCCTGGTCGAAGACATCGCCAAGGGTCATGCCGAAATCCTTTTCGACCGGCTGGCGACCCTTTTGGCGCGCAACGATCTCGCCTATGAAAATATCGAGCGCGTCGCCGTCACCACCGGCCCCGGTTCCTTTACCGGCTTGCGCATCGGTCTTTCAGCGGCCCGCGGCCTGGGCCTGGCGCGAAAGGTTCCGGTTCTCGGCATTCCCAGCCTGCTGGCGGTTTCGCTCGCCGCGTCCTCCGGCCCGGTCGCCGTCTTGCTCGATGCGCGACGCGGCGAGGCCTATTTCGAAACCTTCCCGGGCCCGGGAATTCTCGGCAGCGGCCCCCGCCTGCTGCCCATCGAGACCGCCCGCGCCGCCATCCCAGCCGATGCGACGCTCCTCGAAACGCCCTTTGCCGATATCGGCGCCATGGCGCGCTTCGCCGCCGGGGCCGATCCGCTGACCTTCCCGCCCCATGCCGCCTATATCCGCGACGCCGATGCCAAGCCGCAGGATGCGGCGCGCATTCCGAGACGTGTGCCATGA
- a CDS encoding peptidylprolyl isomerase: MAIAQSGDLVRINYSGRLLDGTSFDSSEGRAPLEFTIGQGQVISGLEQHLTGMETGQKSTVTIPAEAAYGPRREEAIQQLDRAKMPSGIDPQIGTQLQARTADGGMLPIRIVGVDEHSVTVDANHPLAGQDLVFEVELVEVIKAA, translated from the coding sequence ATGGCTATTGCCCAATCAGGCGATCTCGTGCGCATCAATTATTCCGGCCGCCTTCTGGACGGCACCAGTTTCGACTCTTCCGAGGGGCGGGCGCCGCTGGAATTCACCATTGGCCAGGGCCAGGTGATCAGCGGGCTGGAACAGCATCTGACCGGCATGGAAACCGGGCAGAAAAGCACGGTGACCATTCCCGCCGAAGCGGCCTATGGCCCGCGCCGCGAGGAGGCCATCCAGCAACTCGACCGCGCCAAGATGCCATCGGGCATCGACCCGCAGATCGGCACGCAATTGCAGGCCCGCACCGCCGATGGCGGCATGCTGCCCATCAGAATCGTCGGCGTGGACGAGCACAGCGTCACCGTCGACGCCAACCATCCCCTGGCCGGCCAGGACCTGGTATTCGAGGTGGAATTGGTCGAGGTGATCAAGGCGGCCTGA
- a CDS encoding complex I NDUFA9 subunit family protein: protein MDRTAPKLVTIFGGSGFVGTHLVQLLARQGYRIRVAVRRPDLAGETRMFGAVGQVVPIQANLRNEASVQRAVAGADIVVNLVGVGHESGKQRFAAVHVEGATLIARAAKATGAGALVHMSALGVDKAAGVSAYAASKLAGEAAVLEAFPQAVILRPSIMFGMGDGFFNLMGTLARLFPILPLISGKTLFQPVFVGDVAEALAKAAEGAVKTGRIYELGGPDVESHEALMRRILREAGRKRLLLPMPAGLAKFGAALLGILPFKPLITGDQVNLLGVDNVVSEAARKDKRTFAAFGIEPTSMDQVLPTYMWRFRRNGEFDRQDQADPNGSVTA from the coding sequence ATGGATCGCACTGCCCCCAAGCTCGTCACCATTTTCGGTGGATCGGGATTTGTCGGCACGCATCTGGTGCAATTGCTGGCGCGCCAGGGCTATCGCATCCGCGTGGCGGTGCGCCGGCCCGACCTGGCGGGGGAAACCCGCATGTTCGGCGCTGTCGGCCAGGTGGTGCCGATCCAGGCCAATCTGCGCAATGAAGCCTCGGTGCAGCGCGCCGTCGCCGGCGCCGACATCGTCGTCAATCTGGTCGGGGTCGGCCATGAGAGCGGCAAGCAGCGGTTCGCCGCCGTGCATGTCGAAGGCGCCACCCTCATCGCCCGCGCCGCCAAGGCCACCGGGGCGGGCGCGCTGGTGCATATGTCGGCGCTGGGCGTCGACAAGGCGGCCGGAGTCAGCGCCTATGCCGCCTCCAAGCTGGCGGGCGAGGCCGCGGTGCTGGAGGCCTTCCCCCAGGCGGTGATCCTGCGCCCCTCGATCATGTTCGGCATGGGCGACGGCTTCTTCAACCTCATGGGCACCCTGGCCCGGCTGTTCCCGATCCTGCCGCTGATCTCGGGCAAGACGCTGTTCCAGCCGGTCTTTGTCGGCGATGTCGCCGAGGCGCTGGCCAAGGCGGCCGAGGGCGCGGTCAAGACCGGGCGCATCTATGAGCTGGGCGGGCCGGACGTGGAAAGCCACGAGGCGCTGATGCGGCGCATCCTGCGCGAGGCCGGCCGCAAGCGCCTGCTGCTGCCTATGCCCGCCGGGCTGGCCAAGTTCGGCGCGGCGCTGCTGGGCATCCTGCCCTTCAAGCCGCTGATCACCGGCGACCAGGTGAACCTGCTGGGCGTCGACAATGTAGTGTCCGAGGCGGCCAGGAAGGACAAGCGCACCTTTGCCGCCTTCGGAATCGAGCCGACCTCAATGGACCAGGTGCTGCCCACCTATATGTGGCGCTTCCGCCGCAATGGCGAATTCGACCGCCAGGACCAGGCCGACCCGAACGGCAGCGTCACCGCCTAG
- a CDS encoding response regulator → MTLGPPKGRRAVILVVDDDALITLNMVDQLSDLGHVALEAYSASEALAMLRERGDIDMLVTDFSMPGMNGVELAEAALAHNPGLIVLLTSGYADLPEGIACKFPRLEKPFREDEFHAKIGELLAAPVE, encoded by the coding sequence GTGACATTGGGTCCGCCAAAGGGTCGCCGCGCCGTCATCCTGGTGGTCGACGATGACGCCTTGATCACGCTCAATATGGTGGATCAGCTCAGCGATCTGGGCCATGTGGCGCTGGAAGCCTATTCGGCCAGCGAGGCGCTCGCCATGCTCAGGGAGCGCGGCGATATCGATATGCTGGTGACCGATTTTTCCATGCCCGGCATGAACGGCGTGGAGCTGGCCGAGGCGGCGCTGGCGCATAATCCGGGCCTCATCGTATTGCTGACCAGCGGCTATGCCGATTTGCCCGAAGGCATTGCCTGCAAGTTCCCCCGACTGGAAAAGCCGTTCCGCGAGGATGAATTCCACGCCAAGATCGGCGAATTGCTGGCGGCGCCGGTCGAGTAG
- a CDS encoding Fur family transcriptional regulator: MRMTEQRRIIARVIEDASDHPDVEELYRRASALDPRISLSTVYRTVNLFEEAGLVTKHDFKDGRARFELIPDEHHDHLIDIRSGTVIEFRNEEIEAIQEVIAKRLGYKLVDHRLELYAVPIDDKKA, from the coding sequence ATGCGCATGACCGAGCAGCGCCGCATCATCGCGCGCGTCATCGAGGACGCCTCCGACCATCCCGATGTCGAGGAGCTTTATCGCCGCGCCTCGGCGCTGGACCCGCGCATTTCGCTGTCCACCGTCTATCGCACGGTCAATCTGTTCGAAGAGGCGGGGCTGGTCACCAAGCACGATTTCAAGGATGGCCGCGCCCGGTTCGAGCTGATCCCCGACGAGCATCACGACCATCTCATCGATATTCGCTCCGGCACGGTGATCGAATTCCGCAACGAGGAAATCGAGGCCATCCAGGAAGTGATCGCCAAGCGGCTCGGTTACAAGCTGGTCGATCACCGGCTCGAACTCTATGCCGTGCCGATCGACGATAAGAAAGCCTGA
- a CDS encoding DNA-3-methyladenine glycosylase I — translation MTTIEGPDGLHRCRWCAGAAELLPYHDREWGFPVGDDRRLFEKLSLEAFQSGLSWRTILNKRAAFRAGFADFDIDRVAAFTGADIARLLADPGIVRHRAKIEAVINNAARAQELIAEAGSLAAFVWRYEARIAAPPQSRSTSPESEALSRALKQRGWRFLGPTTVFAFMQAMGLINDHAEGCISRDKAAAMRDSFMVPGR, via the coding sequence ATGACGACGATCGAGGGGCCCGATGGCCTGCATCGCTGCCGCTGGTGCGCCGGGGCGGCGGAATTGCTGCCCTATCACGATCGGGAATGGGGCTTTCCGGTCGGCGACGACAGGCGGCTCTTCGAAAAGCTCAGCCTAGAAGCCTTCCAGTCCGGCTTGAGCTGGCGCACCATTCTCAACAAACGGGCGGCCTTTCGCGCCGGTTTCGCGGATTTCGATATCGACAGGGTGGCGGCCTTTACCGGCGCGGATATCGCGCGCCTGCTCGCCGATCCCGGCATCGTGCGGCATCGGGCCAAGATCGAGGCGGTCATCAACAATGCGGCGCGGGCCCAGGAATTGATTGCCGAAGCCGGCTCGCTCGCCGCCTTTGTCTGGCGCTACGAGGCCAGGATTGCCGCGCCACCGCAAAGCCGCAGCACCTCGCCGGAATCGGAGGCGCTGTCCCGGGCGCTGAAACAGCGCGGCTGGCGCTTTTTGGGGCCGACGACCGTTTTCGCCTTCATGCAGGCCATGGGCCTGATCAATGACCACGCCGAAGGCTGCATCAGCCGCGACAAGGCGGCGGCGATGCGTGACAGCTTCATGGTGCCGGGGCGATGA
- a CDS encoding lysophospholipid acyltransferase family protein yields MIFRTLFFIFVLVPFLVVVIPLQALILLLRLPFWPVLPRLFHRLGCVFLGLRVQVIGAASTGRPTLLVSNHISWTDIVAIGSVADVTFVAKREVGEWPFVGMMANLQRTIYADRGRRSATGRTARAMGRHMASGNAVLLFAEGQSDIGTHVLPFRSALIGAAQHAMIDAGARDVVIQPVTVAYTRLQGLPVSRNERSLIAWIKSKSVGQNIAEILSGPVKDVTVAFGTPMPLSESDNRKAVSKAAEIQVRAMLVALNRGGKLPVQAPLPGND; encoded by the coding sequence ATGATTTTCAGGACGCTGTTCTTCATTTTCGTCTTGGTGCCGTTCCTCGTGGTGGTGATTCCGCTCCAGGCGCTGATCCTGCTCTTGCGCCTGCCCTTCTGGCCGGTGCTACCGCGGCTCTTTCACCGGCTCGGCTGCGTGTTTCTGGGCCTGCGGGTGCAGGTCATCGGCGCCGCCTCCACCGGCCGGCCGACTCTGCTCGTGTCCAACCACATTTCCTGGACCGATATCGTCGCCATCGGTTCGGTGGCCGATGTCACTTTCGTGGCCAAGCGCGAAGTGGGCGAATGGCCCTTTGTCGGCATGATGGCCAATTTGCAGCGCACCATCTATGCCGACCGCGGCCGCCGCTCGGCAACCGGGCGCACCGCCCGGGCCATGGGCCGGCACATGGCCAGCGGCAATGCGGTCTTGCTGTTTGCCGAGGGTCAGTCCGATATCGGCACCCATGTGCTGCCGTTCCGCTCGGCCCTGATCGGGGCGGCTCAGCACGCCATGATCGATGCCGGCGCCAGGGATGTGGTCATCCAGCCGGTGACCGTGGCCTATACCAGGTTGCAGGGCCTGCCGGTCAGCCGCAACGAGCGCTCGTTGATCGCCTGGATCAAGTCCAAATCGGTCGGGCAGAACATCGCCGAAATTCTCTCCGGCCCGGTCAAGGACGTCACCGTCGCCTTCGGCACGCCGATGCCGCTGAGCGAAAGCGACAACCGCAAGGCGGTGAGCAAGGCGGCCGAAATCCAGGTGCGCGCCATGCTGGTGGCGCTCAATCGCGGCGGCAAACTCCCGGTGCAGGCCCCACTTCCGGGGAATGACTGA
- the lnt gene encoding apolipoprotein N-acyltransferase, translated as MTWLAETAMLSQGWRRFLLLLAAGGLAGLSVPPFFLLPLLFLAMPVWVWALDGAERPKGWRRLFGPAFAIGFAFGWGYFLVAFHWLAAAFFVDGGWVLAAMPVAIAALAALIALFWGLASALAHLFWSHGWTRILTLSAWLAAAEFLRGHVFTGFPFDLLGYSLTGTDAMMQLASVIGVYGLTFLAPLLAMSPALIWPPDDRPWSRRLAPLFLALLVIAAQLGYGWNRLAGNISTERQDMAMRLVQPLVYEHADFGNVDPVALVDRLIMLSDMRMDPADQGLADITHLVWPESSLPFFLETYPEALARIARMLPEGATLLAGVPRRPYALDGGGARPPYNSVLAINGDGEVVASYDKAHLVPFGEYLPFAEFFAQMGVTQFVPGAEGWSAGDVKRRLMGLPGAPAALILVCYEIIFSGDLGDVEGAQFLLNLTNDAWFDASIGPAQHAHHARLRAVEEGMSLVRAANTGLTFATDPLGRITAQLPPGEMAALDLRPHQKLPATTFAQIRHWPFLIAVLAGIFVGFIASRRRRFRG; from the coding sequence ATGACCTGGCTGGCCGAAACCGCCATGCTGAGTCAGGGCTGGCGCCGCTTCCTGCTGCTGCTGGCCGCCGGGGGGCTGGCCGGGTTGTCGGTGCCGCCGTTTTTCCTGCTGCCATTGCTGTTCCTGGCCATGCCGGTCTGGGTCTGGGCGCTGGACGGGGCCGAACGCCCCAAGGGCTGGCGGCGCCTGTTCGGGCCGGCCTTCGCCATCGGCTTCGCCTTTGGCTGGGGCTATTTCCTCGTTGCCTTCCACTGGCTGGCTGCCGCCTTCTTCGTCGATGGCGGCTGGGTGCTGGCGGCCATGCCCGTCGCCATCGCTGCCTTGGCGGCGCTGATCGCGCTGTTCTGGGGGCTGGCCAGCGCCCTGGCGCATCTGTTCTGGAGCCATGGCTGGACCCGCATTTTGACGCTTTCGGCCTGGCTGGCGGCGGCCGAATTCCTGCGTGGCCATGTGTTTACCGGCTTTCCCTTCGACCTGCTCGGCTACAGTCTCACCGGCACCGATGCGATGATGCAATTGGCCTCGGTGATCGGGGTCTATGGCCTGACCTTCCTCGCCCCGCTGCTGGCGATGAGTCCGGCGCTGATCTGGCCGCCCGACGACCGGCCCTGGTCGCGGCGGCTGGCGCCGCTATTCCTGGCGCTGCTGGTGATCGCCGCCCAGCTCGGCTATGGCTGGAACCGGCTGGCCGGCAATATTTCCACCGAGCGCCAGGACATGGCGATGCGGCTGGTGCAGCCGCTGGTCTATGAACACGCCGATTTCGGCAATGTCGATCCGGTGGCCTTGGTCGACCGGCTGATCATGCTGTCGGATATGCGCATGGACCCGGCCGATCAGGGACTGGCCGACATCACCCATCTGGTCTGGCCCGAATCGAGCCTGCCCTTTTTCCTCGAAACCTATCCCGAGGCGCTGGCCCGCATCGCCCGCATGCTGCCCGAGGGGGCGACGCTACTGGCGGGCGTGCCGCGCCGTCCCTATGCGCTCGATGGCGGCGGCGCCCGACCGCCCTATAATTCGGTATTGGCGATCAATGGCGACGGCGAAGTCGTCGCCTCCTATGACAAGGCGCATCTGGTGCCCTTCGGCGAATATCTGCCCTTCGCCGAATTTTTCGCGCAAATGGGCGTCACTCAATTCGTTCCCGGCGCCGAGGGCTGGTCGGCGGGCGACGTCAAAAGGCGGCTGATGGGCCTGCCCGGGGCGCCGGCGGCGCTGATCCTGGTCTGCTACGAGATCATTTTCTCCGGCGATCTGGGCGATGTCGAGGGCGCGCAATTCCTGCTCAACCTCACCAACGACGCCTGGTTCGACGCCTCGATCGGCCCGGCCCAGCACGCCCATCATGCGCGGCTGCGGGCGGTGGAGGAAGGCATGAGCCTGGTGCGCGCCGCCAATACCGGCCTGACCTTCGCCACCGACCCACTGGGCCGCATCACCGCGCAATTGCCACCCGGCGAAATGGCGGCGCTCGACCTGCGCCCGCACCAGAAACTCCCGGCTACGACCTTCGCGCAGATCCGGCACTGGCCGTTCCTGATCGCGGTGCTGGCCGGGATTTTCGTCGGATTCATCGCCTCGCGGCGGAGGCGGTTTCGGGGGTAG
- the rimI gene encoding ribosomal protein S18-alanine N-acetyltransferase: MMKFWMAPGGLHIEPGETRDAKDLARIHGQSFYRGWPSEEFERFLADKASPVYIACDARRRIAGFALIRNVADESELLTIAVDPKWRGKGLGRALMEAVFADLLLSPARCMFLEVDEQNQPAIRLYEKLGFATISSRKGYYPRPDGSAATALVMARDLG, encoded by the coding sequence ATGATGAAATTCTGGATGGCTCCGGGCGGGCTGCATATCGAGCCGGGCGAGACCCGGGACGCCAAGGATCTGGCGCGCATCCATGGCCAGAGCTTTTATCGCGGCTGGCCGAGCGAGGAATTCGAGCGCTTCCTCGCCGACAAGGCCAGTCCGGTCTATATCGCCTGCGATGCGCGCCGCCGCATTGCCGGTTTCGCGCTGATCCGCAATGTTGCCGACGAATCCGAATTGCTCACCATCGCCGTCGATCCGAAATGGCGCGGCAAGGGGCTGGGGCGCGCGCTGATGGAGGCGGTCTTTGCCGATCTCCTGCTATCGCCGGCCCGCTGCATGTTCCTCGAAGTGGACGAGCAGAACCAGCCGGCCATCCGCCTTTATGAAAAGCTCGGCTTTGCCACCATCTCGTCGCGAAAAGGCTATTATCCGCGCCCCGACGGCTCGGCGGCCACCGCGCTTGTCATGGCGCGCGATCTTGGCTAA